A single Streptomyces mirabilis DNA region contains:
- a CDS encoding DUF6112 family protein, whose protein sequence is MSVPLADRVIQLAYDPGISPKGGGLPGLSVLKNVVNSINMFGIIAVVGALAVSLGVWAWGHHTGGHQAEANGKKGAVVAAGAALGLGAANGIVAFFSSLGSQVH, encoded by the coding sequence ATGTCCGTCCCCCTCGCAGACCGCGTCATCCAGCTCGCCTACGACCCAGGAATCTCGCCCAAGGGCGGTGGCCTGCCTGGCCTGAGCGTGCTGAAGAACGTCGTCAACTCGATCAACATGTTCGGCATCATCGCCGTCGTCGGCGCCCTCGCCGTCTCACTCGGCGTCTGGGCCTGGGGCCACCACACCGGTGGCCACCAGGCCGAGGCCAACGGCAAGAAGGGCGCGGTCGTGGCCGCCGGCGCTGCCCTCGGTCTGGGTGCCGCGAACGGCATCGTGGCCTTCTTCTCCAGCCTGGGCTCGCAGGTCCACTGA
- a CDS encoding SCO6881 family protein, with protein MGFCDYPLADKLCAVGDAVDFASDPGKAIGDWMAKSAGELAAAAADLAAEAVDTTTKVDLNAGWFRDNYEMLLPLGLVLLVATFCAQLVRAAIRRDGQALTQAFTGTMSGVLFAFCAIAFTTVAVEVVDAVSDGLFKTAHLNIESAVRRIVKVNQIGSLSGLGWLVPVVAGLGAAIGAFLYWCVMMVRKVGILVMVTLAVFASAGGGWEVARRWRKGWIEATATLVVSKLLMTVIFVLGIAAMGKTEAKDGIAALADVMSGIVIMILVLLCPYAVFKFVHWAADGTDGESIHRAGGAGAQIAKAHAEKAARKAAAAAATAGTGGAAAGAGAAPQGPDGGGFPGDVAANPTGGGGEGKEGSQSGGTGASPGGDAVKSGLEKAVQPAPTRVSDDTSGQVGGSPGPGGSGASAASGQSGGWQSTPPTTTPPPQGAPPSSGTQNAPSSEASGPPPPPTGL; from the coding sequence GTGGGTTTCTGTGATTACCCCCTGGCCGACAAGTTGTGCGCGGTCGGTGACGCGGTGGATTTCGCCTCGGACCCCGGCAAGGCCATCGGTGACTGGATGGCGAAGTCCGCCGGTGAACTGGCCGCCGCCGCAGCCGATCTGGCCGCCGAGGCAGTCGACACCACCACGAAGGTGGATTTGAACGCCGGATGGTTCCGTGACAACTACGAGATGCTGCTGCCACTGGGCCTGGTCCTGCTGGTCGCCACGTTCTGCGCACAGCTGGTCCGGGCCGCCATCCGGCGCGACGGGCAAGCGCTGACACAAGCGTTCACCGGCACCATGAGCGGTGTCCTGTTCGCCTTCTGCGCCATCGCCTTCACCACGGTGGCCGTCGAAGTCGTCGACGCCGTCTCCGACGGCCTGTTCAAGACCGCGCACCTGAACATCGAGTCAGCCGTGCGCCGCATCGTGAAGGTCAACCAGATCGGGTCGCTGTCCGGCCTCGGCTGGCTCGTTCCGGTCGTCGCCGGGCTCGGCGCCGCCATCGGCGCCTTCCTCTACTGGTGCGTGATGATGGTCCGCAAGGTCGGCATCCTCGTCATGGTCACCCTCGCCGTTTTCGCTTCCGCCGGCGGCGGCTGGGAAGTCGCCCGGCGCTGGCGCAAGGGCTGGATCGAAGCCACCGCCACCCTCGTGGTCTCCAAGCTCCTGATGACCGTGATCTTCGTGCTCGGTATCGCCGCCATGGGCAAGACCGAGGCCAAGGACGGCATCGCCGCTCTGGCCGACGTCATGTCCGGCATCGTGATCATGATCCTGGTGTTGCTGTGTCCGTACGCGGTCTTCAAGTTCGTGCACTGGGCGGCCGACGGGACCGACGGGGAGTCCATCCACCGTGCCGGCGGCGCCGGTGCGCAGATCGCGAAGGCGCACGCCGAGAAGGCCGCCCGCAAGGCCGCCGCTGCTGCGGCCACCGCCGGAACCGGGGGCGCTGCCGCCGGCGCGGGTGCCGCACCGCAGGGCCCCGACGGCGGTGGGTTCCCCGGCGACGTCGCTGCCAACCCGACCGGCGGAGGCGGCGAGGGAAAGGAGGGATCGCAGAGCGGCGGAACGGGTGCCTCGCCCGGCGGCGACGCGGTCAAGTCCGGCTTGGAGAAGGCCGTCCAGCCCGCGCCGACGAGAGTATCCGACGACACCAGCGGCCAGGTGGGCGGCAGCCCGGGGCCTGGCGGATCCGGCGCGAGTGCCGCGTCTGGGCAGAGCGGCGGATGGCAGTCCACTCCGCCGACCACAACCCCGCCGCCGCAGGGGGCACCGCCGTCCTCCGGCACGCAGAACGCCCCGTCCAGCGAGGCGAGCGGCCCCCCGCCGCCTCCGACCGGCCTCTGA